The Colletotrichum destructivum chromosome 8, complete sequence genome includes the window CTTAGCGGCGGAGTTTGACGGCAAAAATATCATTGAACGTCGTCTCAATTGGGTGCTTACAACTGGACCACAGTGTGTAATATCTGTTCACCTTCTCAGCACCCTGCAGACTATGGTCTCAAGCGTTTATGCTGACTTTCCTGGCTGCGATGCGTGTACTGAGGTCCAAGTCCAACTTTTCTCTTCAGTTTCGGAACCAACTCACGCCATACCAGACGAGTGGACGGCAAACAGGCTACGATGACGGCAACTGAGAGTTCAATGTAGGACCACATGTGTAGGTAAAATACATCGTCTGTCTCAGTTTCAGCGCAAGCCACCAATAGGGACAGTTGTGGATGATTTCGATCCCTAGCCTAGGAGCAAGGCCATGGATACTTACACGTAGGATTCAAGAAATTTCGGAGCTTGAACAAGATCTTGAGGCGCATGGCGCTGACAACCGTGATACTGTAGAAAGAGATCGTCAGGTTCAGAGATCCCAACCATGGCCGATGTTTTAGGGGTGTTCATCCAAATGAGTCTGGCATTACTCACAAAACTCCAAGTCCAAACATAGACATGACCTCTATCTTTTGTCTTGCTCTCCAGTTCAGCCATAAAGTCTGCGTCACTGGCAACACCAGCAACCACACGTTCATGGCGACATTGATAGCGGCGTGTGAAATCAGTAAAGCGTTCAGGTTGACACAGCGCCCTTCGTGCCTTCCATCCCAACCCTCCCAGGAATAGCTAAAAGGCTTGCACTGGTTCAGTTTGACTGTCGTGAAGACGACGCAGTTGACGAGATTTGAGACCTGGGTGCACCAGAGCACTCTGGTGAAAGTCGGGCTTACGAGGTTGAAAACGCGGAGATAGAAAAAGAGTATCGAGGCTTTAAGAGTGGCGATGCTTAGATTGTAGAGTATTTCAAACGCATAGAAGAACTATATCTTTAGCTTGAATGATCTGAAGACGATGGAAAGTGATGTACCGGAGAATTATTTGGCGACCTACTTGCATGAACAGATCGACTTTATCATGGGATAACGACCAAACGTCTCGTCCGATACCTAAACGATATCCTTCAAAAGTGTGAGCGGGTTTGAGTGAGCTTTTTACTCTACATCGGGCATAATTACCATAAAACATGTAGATCGCAAATGCAAGTGAGCAAATCTGAGCCAACGTATCAGCGAGACACTGTCATATTAGGAGAGCTCTCATTTTGTCACACACATAACCGGGTATCAGCGTTACATCGTCTGCACCCCAGGTCGATAGCTTCAGTACTTTGGCGAGCTGACGGACGAAGAAAAATAAGGCCGTTATGATGAGTAGAGCAATCTTTCCAGGCATAGACCCCGCCTGGTTCTGATACTGGAAATCGCACCATGTCCAAGTGATGTTCTTGGCAACTAATGAAGCTGTGTATT containing:
- a CDS encoding Putative extracellular membrane protein, CFEM; translated protein: MAVPLSDLTAGLPGCAGPCTSQALKFATCTATNLTSGCLCRDSSFVETYRLCVRASCDMAHVLVAKNITWTWCDFQYQNQAGSMPGKIALLIITALFFFVRQLAKVLKLSTWGADDVTLIPGYICSLAFAIYMFYGNYARCRVKSSLKPAHTFEGYRLGIGRDVWSLSHDKVDLFMQFFYAFEILYNLSIATLKASILFFYLRVFNLVSPTFTRVLWCTQVSNLVNCVVFTTVKLNQCKPFSYSWEGWDGRHEGRCVNLNALLISHAAINVAMNVWLLVLPVTQTLWLNWRARQKIEVMSMFGLGVFITVVSAMRLKILFKLRNFLNPTYDVFYLHMWSYIELSVAVIVACLPSTRLVWRELVPKLKRKVGLGPQYTHRSQESQHKRLRP